One window of Corynebacterium accolens genomic DNA carries:
- the nusB gene encoding transcription antitermination factor NusB, whose amino-acid sequence MSDNTAKRDINHKRHTARYRARRRAADILYEAENRDVDPVAIVEDRVALAREDRHAVAPIADYTKVIVQGVAEELDAIDDTISRYLSQNWELHRIPAVDRAILRLSVWELLFNPDVPTATAVVEGVELASQYSHDQAAPYIHAVLDDVAQSRSELSPMNSVGQEEESDDAEAEDSREDSEPSAHAEASEMPKTPEESGEASPRAESEEDNS is encoded by the coding sequence TTGTCTGATAACACTGCTAAGCGGGATATCAATCATAAACGGCATACCGCGCGCTACCGGGCGCGCCGGCGCGCAGCGGATATCCTCTATGAAGCGGAGAACAGGGACGTTGATCCCGTTGCCATCGTTGAGGACCGCGTTGCCTTGGCGCGCGAGGATCGCCACGCGGTAGCGCCGATCGCGGATTACACCAAGGTCATCGTCCAAGGTGTCGCAGAAGAGCTAGACGCTATCGATGACACGATCTCGCGGTACCTTTCCCAGAACTGGGAGCTGCACCGGATCCCCGCCGTCGATCGCGCAATCTTGCGCCTTTCGGTCTGGGAGCTGTTGTTTAATCCGGACGTTCCCACCGCGACGGCCGTCGTTGAAGGCGTGGAGCTGGCCTCGCAGTATTCCCACGATCAAGCCGCACCGTATATCCACGCGGTCTTGGATGACGTCGCGCAATCTCGTTCTGAGTTGAGCCCGATGAATAGCGTCGGTCAAGAGGAAGAAAGCGACGACGCGGAAGCCGAGGATTCCCGGGAGGACTCTGAGCCTTCGGCGCACGCAGAGGCATCAGAAATGCCGAAGACGCCAGAGGAGTCTGGGGAAGCCTCCCCACGTGCGGAATCGGAAGAGGATAACTCCTAA
- the efp gene encoding elongation factor P, giving the protein MADTTDFKNGLVLKIDNKLMQITEFQHVKPGKGPAFVRTKLKDVVSGKTVDKTWNAGVKVETATVDRRDMTYLYNDGTSYVVMDEKTFEQFELSPDKFGDAARFLLENMRVQVSFYEDEALFAELPISVDLKVEHTEPGLQGDRSSGGTKPATLETGAEIQVPLFIEIGNVLKIDTRTGEYLSRVNN; this is encoded by the coding sequence ATGGCTGATACTACTGATTTCAAGAACGGACTCGTTCTCAAGATTGACAACAAGCTGATGCAGATCACCGAGTTTCAGCATGTGAAGCCGGGCAAGGGCCCAGCGTTCGTGCGCACCAAGCTCAAGGACGTTGTTTCCGGAAAGACCGTGGACAAGACCTGGAACGCGGGCGTCAAGGTAGAAACCGCCACGGTGGACCGTCGCGATATGACCTACCTGTACAACGACGGCACCAGCTATGTCGTCATGGATGAAAAGACCTTCGAGCAGTTTGAGCTTTCGCCGGATAAGTTCGGCGATGCCGCACGTTTCCTGCTGGAAAACATGCGCGTGCAGGTCTCCTTCTACGAGGATGAGGCATTGTTCGCGGAGCTTCCTATCTCCGTCGACCTCAAGGTAGAGCACACCGAGCCAGGCCTGCAGGGGGACCGTTCCTCCGGCGGCACCAAGCCCGCCACGCTGGAGACCGGCGCCGAGATTCAGGTCCCGCTGTTCATTGAAATCGGCAATGTACTAAAGATCGATACCCGCACCGGCGAGTACCTGTCCCGCGTCAACAACTAG
- a CDS encoding aminopeptidase P family protein, with product MALADTRFSDRRRKLAAELAGQRIDAVLVTHLIHVRYLSGFSGSNGGMLLRKDLSALMATDGRYTTQIAQEVPDLEAVEGRSVGKVLLQQFDKDETPVRVGFEADYMSVSELEDLKDSAPNGVTLVPVTGIIEDIRITKDAVELEKLEEIAALANQALEDLLAAGELRAGRTEREVAADLEFRMRILGSERVSFDTIVASGPNSAMPHHGADDRVIEDGDLVTIDFGAHLRGFNSDCTRTYVVGTANDFAKEIYDLVLRAQQAGVEAAVAGTSLSDVDAACRNVIADAGYGDYFVHSTGHGVGLDVHEAPFAATTGKGELAPGMTLTIEPGVYMPGKGGVRIEDTLIITDGAPKIITAASKDFTELPA from the coding sequence ATGGCACTTGCAGATACCCGTTTCAGCGATCGCCGCCGGAAGCTAGCCGCGGAATTAGCCGGTCAGCGCATTGATGCGGTATTGGTAACTCACTTGATCCACGTCCGGTACCTGTCCGGATTCTCCGGCTCCAACGGCGGGATGCTGCTGCGCAAGGATCTTTCCGCGCTTATGGCCACCGATGGCCGCTATACCACCCAGATTGCCCAGGAAGTCCCGGATCTTGAGGCGGTCGAGGGCCGTTCTGTGGGTAAGGTGCTCCTGCAGCAATTCGACAAGGATGAGACCCCGGTTCGCGTCGGCTTCGAAGCCGACTACATGTCCGTATCGGAACTGGAAGATCTGAAGGATTCCGCACCGAATGGGGTCACCTTGGTGCCCGTTACCGGAATCATCGAGGACATCCGCATCACGAAGGATGCTGTAGAACTGGAAAAGCTCGAGGAGATCGCGGCGCTTGCTAACCAGGCTTTGGAAGATCTTCTTGCCGCCGGCGAGTTGCGGGCGGGCCGCACGGAGCGCGAAGTTGCCGCCGATCTGGAATTCCGCATGCGCATCCTAGGCTCCGAGCGAGTGAGCTTCGATACCATCGTGGCCTCTGGCCCGAACTCCGCCATGCCGCACCACGGCGCGGACGATCGCGTGATCGAGGACGGGGACTTGGTCACCATCGACTTCGGCGCTCACCTGCGCGGATTTAACTCCGACTGCACCCGCACCTATGTCGTGGGCACGGCAAATGACTTTGCCAAGGAGATCTACGATCTGGTGCTGCGCGCCCAGCAGGCTGGCGTGGAGGCTGCGGTAGCGGGCACGTCGCTTTCCGATGTCGACGCCGCCTGCCGCAACGTTATCGCCGATGCCGGATACGGCGACTACTTCGTCCACTCCACCGGGCACGGCGTGGGCTTGGACGTGCACGAAGCACCCTTTGCCGCCACGACCGGTAAGGGTGAGCTGGCGCCAGGGATGACGCTGACCATCGAGCCGGGCGTGTATATGCCGGGCAAGGGCGGCGTACGCATCGAAGATACGCTGATTATCACCGATGGGGCCCCGAAGATCATTACCGCCGCCTCCAAGGACTTTACTGAGCTACCCGCATAG
- the aroQ gene encoding type II 3-dehydroquinate dehydratase — protein sequence MKIVVLNGPNLNRLGKRQPDVYGSTTLRDVEELVSERAAKHGADIEFFQSNFEGELIEKVHEAADAGSAVIINPGGLTHTSVALRDALAEIADGAGFVEVHISNVHAREEFRHHSYLSPIARGVIAGLGVFGYCAAVDYLCQ from the coding sequence ATGAAAATCGTTGTTCTCAATGGCCCGAACTTAAATAGGTTGGGCAAGCGTCAACCGGACGTCTATGGTTCCACGACGCTGCGCGATGTCGAAGAGCTGGTGTCCGAACGTGCGGCGAAGCACGGGGCAGACATCGAGTTTTTCCAGTCGAATTTTGAAGGCGAGCTCATTGAGAAGGTCCACGAGGCCGCCGATGCCGGAAGTGCCGTCATCATTAACCCAGGTGGGCTGACGCATACCTCCGTCGCCCTGCGCGACGCCCTGGCAGAGATTGCCGATGGCGCCGGCTTCGTGGAGGTGCATATCTCCAACGTGCACGCCCGGGAAGAGTTTAGGCACCATTCTTATTTGAGCCCCATTGCCCGCGGCGTTATCGCCGGCTTGGGGGTCTTTGGATACTGCGCCGCGGTGGACTATCTGTGCCAATAA
- the aroB gene encoding 3-dehydroquinate synthase, whose translation MPTIAVNGPSPYEVRIGAGLSEDIARRCADTGADKAAVIFQPALRTAAEELAKSVELQGVAPVLCEVPDAEAAKQLSVVGGVWDRLGEAGFSRSDVVIGVGGGATTDMAGFVAAGWMRGIKVIQVPTTLLAMVDAAVGGKTGINTKAGKNLVGAFHEPDSVFVDLERLETLPQAEIVAGSAEIIKTGFIHDPVIVERYVENPGACLDPHGVLPDLIERSIAVKAAVVGEDLKEAGLRETLNYGHTFGHAIERQENYAWRHGNAVAVGMMFIAHLSHQRGLIDADLVELHRSILTNIGLPTTYQPGKFAELYEAMTHDKKNRDGKIRFVALTGIGATTRIEGPTREELEAAYAAITE comes from the coding sequence ATGCCTACCATCGCCGTTAACGGACCGAGCCCGTATGAGGTCCGCATTGGAGCGGGTCTCAGCGAAGATATCGCGCGGCGCTGCGCGGACACGGGTGCCGATAAGGCGGCGGTGATCTTCCAGCCTGCCCTGCGCACCGCCGCAGAAGAACTCGCGAAATCCGTAGAACTACAGGGCGTCGCCCCCGTCTTGTGCGAGGTGCCGGATGCTGAGGCGGCCAAGCAACTGAGCGTGGTGGGAGGCGTGTGGGACCGCCTTGGTGAGGCCGGCTTTAGCCGCAGCGATGTCGTCATTGGTGTAGGCGGCGGGGCAACCACGGACATGGCAGGCTTTGTCGCCGCCGGATGGATGCGCGGCATTAAGGTCATTCAGGTTCCTACGACCCTTCTCGCCATGGTTGATGCCGCGGTGGGCGGGAAAACCGGAATCAATACGAAGGCCGGGAAGAACCTCGTCGGCGCCTTCCACGAGCCGGACTCTGTATTCGTCGATCTGGAGCGCCTAGAGACCCTGCCGCAGGCGGAAATCGTGGCTGGTTCCGCGGAGATCATTAAGACCGGGTTCATCCATGATCCGGTCATCGTGGAACGCTACGTGGAAAATCCAGGTGCTTGCCTTGACCCGCACGGTGTCCTGCCCGATCTGATTGAGCGTTCCATCGCGGTGAAGGCAGCGGTGGTGGGAGAAGACCTCAAGGAAGCCGGGCTGCGCGAGACCCTCAATTATGGGCATACCTTTGGCCACGCCATAGAAAGGCAGGAAAACTACGCGTGGCGCCACGGCAATGCGGTCGCCGTAGGCATGATGTTCATCGCCCACCTTTCCCATCAGCGGGGCCTGATAGATGCGGACCTCGTGGAATTGCACCGCAGCATCCTGACCAATATCGGCCTGCCTACGACGTATCAACCAGGCAAATTCGCGGAACTATATGAGGCGATGACCCACGATAAGAAAAACCGCGACGGCAAGATTCGCTTCGTGGCGCTCACCGGAATCGGCGCGACGACGCGGATAGAGGGCCCGACGCGCGAAGAACTAGAAGCGGCGTATGCCGCTATCACGGAGTAG
- a CDS encoding shikimate kinase — translation MMTTPTDVTGQPHPCVVLIGPPGAGKSTIGRRLSHALNCDLVDSDHLIEMAEGKPCGEVFSEKGEPAFRELETEHVAEALQKGGVVSLGGGAVMTASTRELLERHTVVFLDISAEEGARRTAGDRNRPVLAADNPVEHYRSIVETRRPFYLEVADFRVRTDTRSPQQVVGDILGFLETL, via the coding sequence ATGATGACAACGCCCACCGATGTAACGGGACAACCACATCCTTGCGTCGTTTTGATTGGCCCGCCCGGTGCGGGAAAATCCACGATTGGCCGCCGGCTTTCGCATGCGCTGAATTGCGATCTGGTGGATTCGGATCACCTGATCGAAATGGCCGAGGGAAAACCTTGCGGCGAGGTCTTTAGTGAGAAAGGCGAACCGGCATTTCGCGAGCTCGAGACCGAACATGTCGCTGAAGCCCTGCAGAAGGGTGGGGTAGTAAGCCTGGGCGGCGGCGCGGTGATGACGGCCTCCACGCGCGAGCTTCTGGAGCGCCACACCGTCGTCTTCCTCGATATTTCCGCAGAAGAAGGCGCGCGCCGCACGGCCGGCGATCGCAATCGCCCGGTGCTGGCCGCGGATAACCCGGTTGAACATTACCGGTCAATCGTGGAAACGCGCCGGCCTTTCTACCTGGAAGTAGCCGATTTTCGCGTGCGCACGGATACTCGCTCCCCGCAGCAGGTCGTGGGTGATATCCTGGGCTTTTTAGAAACCCTCTAG
- the aroC gene encoding chorismate synthase encodes MLRWTTAGESHGQALISMLEHMPAGVPITRADISHQLARRRLGYGRGARMKFEADEVTLLGGVRHGLTIGSPIAIMIGNTEWPKWTTVMSADPIDMEDEDVARAMNSGRGAPLQRPRPGHADFAGMVKYNHSEARPILERSSARETAARVAAATVARNFLRETLGVEVFSHVISIGASQPYTGASPSFADIEDIDNSPVRAFDKDAESAMISEIEAAKKQGDTLGGIVEVIVDGLPIGLGSHISGDDRLDAQLAGALMGIQAIKGVEIGDGFEEARRRGSEAHDEMVRTGAGVTRLSNRAGGLEGGMTNGQQLRVRAAMKPISTVPRALHTIDMETGADATAIHQRSDVCAVPAAGVVAEAMVSLVLARAVLDKFGGDSLSETSRAIAAYEEYVSQRLAFNQE; translated from the coding sequence ATGCTTCGTTGGACTACCGCTGGTGAATCCCACGGCCAGGCACTGATCTCCATGCTGGAGCACATGCCGGCCGGAGTGCCCATTACCCGTGCTGATATTTCCCATCAGCTTGCGCGGCGCCGCCTAGGATATGGCCGCGGTGCGCGCATGAAGTTCGAAGCCGATGAGGTCACGCTACTGGGCGGCGTACGTCATGGGCTGACCATTGGTAGTCCCATTGCCATCATGATTGGCAATACCGAGTGGCCGAAGTGGACCACCGTCATGTCCGCAGATCCCATCGATATGGAGGATGAGGACGTAGCCAGGGCGATGAATTCGGGCCGTGGCGCGCCCTTGCAGCGCCCGCGGCCAGGCCACGCCGATTTCGCCGGCATGGTGAAATATAACCACAGCGAAGCCCGCCCCATCTTGGAGCGCTCTTCTGCGCGCGAGACCGCCGCGCGGGTTGCCGCCGCTACCGTAGCGCGGAACTTCCTGCGGGAAACGCTAGGCGTTGAAGTCTTCTCCCACGTGATTTCCATCGGCGCATCGCAGCCCTATACCGGCGCTTCCCCGAGTTTTGCGGATATTGAAGACATTGATAACTCTCCGGTGCGAGCCTTTGACAAGGACGCCGAGTCCGCGATGATTTCAGAGATCGAAGCCGCAAAGAAGCAGGGCGATACCTTAGGCGGAATCGTAGAGGTAATCGTCGATGGCCTACCCATTGGCTTAGGCTCACATATCTCCGGCGATGACCGCTTGGATGCACAACTTGCCGGCGCCTTGATGGGCATTCAGGCCATCAAGGGCGTAGAAATCGGCGATGGCTTTGAAGAGGCGCGTCGGCGCGGCTCCGAAGCCCACGATGAGATGGTCCGCACCGGGGCTGGTGTCACAAGGCTTAGCAACCGGGCCGGGGGCTTGGAAGGTGGCATGACCAACGGGCAGCAATTGCGTGTCCGTGCGGCTATGAAACCGATTTCCACGGTGCCGCGTGCCTTGCACACGATTGACATGGAAACAGGTGCGGATGCCACCGCAATTCACCAGCGTTCAGATGTTTGCGCCGTGCCGGCAGCAGGGGTTGTGGCTGAAGCCATGGTCTCCCTCGTGCTAGCGCGCGCAGTTTTAGATAAATTTGGCGGGGATAGTTTGAGCGAAACCTCCCGCGCCATTGCTGCATATGAAGAATACGTATCGCAGCGACTCGCCTTTAACCAGGAGTAA
- a CDS encoding prepilin peptidase, giving the protein MGIFGGILYGLWAAALSWWDIRERRLPDALTIPAGVLSFTVVNWGGLFWPVLYLLVALRGAGIGGGDIKLAFPLGMLVGATAGPLAVLIACGGAAVLTLIASGIARAKAGVPHGPSMLVAAGLVMAVHTLFEGEANILGCLVIPCG; this is encoded by the coding sequence ATGGGTATTTTCGGGGGAATACTTTATGGCCTGTGGGCAGCCGCCTTGAGCTGGTGGGATATTCGCGAGCGGCGCTTACCCGATGCGCTGACCATCCCAGCAGGGGTTCTATCGTTCACTGTTGTTAATTGGGGCGGGTTATTCTGGCCGGTGCTGTACCTCCTAGTAGCACTGCGGGGCGCTGGCATCGGCGGGGGAGATATTAAATTGGCCTTTCCGCTCGGCATGCTCGTCGGTGCAACAGCAGGGCCCTTGGCCGTCCTCATCGCTTGTGGTGGCGCCGCTGTACTCACGTTGATCGCAAGCGGCATCGCGCGGGCCAAAGCTGGTGTGCCCCACGGGCCTTCGATGCTCGTGGCCGCTGGACTGGTCATGGCAGTGCATACCCTCTTTGAGGGGGAGGCGAATATATTGGGGTGCCTAGTTATTCCCTGTGGATAG
- a CDS encoding shikimate dehydrogenase yields MPRAAVLGSPIAHSLSPILHNAGYAAVGLKEWSYTRFEVTADTLVSFLEECGTEYHGFSVTMPGKFAALEVAEEQSDRARLIGSANTLVRTEHGWRADNTDTEGVRGALQELIGLRPVSQALIIGAGGTSRPALWALAERGIDQVTILNRSNRQAELQPLAERLGLNLQYATFDDDLEDLSRSADLIISTVPSAALEDYRFQLAHAPVLDVIYHPWPTTLAACAAANGYFTVGGHVMLAHQAFSQFEQFTGLTAPREEMVAALQEELRLRNL; encoded by the coding sequence ATGCCGCGCGCCGCAGTACTCGGTAGCCCCATCGCGCACTCCTTATCGCCTATCCTGCACAACGCGGGGTATGCAGCTGTGGGGCTCAAGGAGTGGTCCTATACCCGCTTTGAGGTGACGGCCGATACCCTCGTTTCATTCTTGGAAGAATGCGGCACCGAGTACCACGGCTTTTCCGTGACTATGCCCGGTAAGTTCGCCGCGCTCGAGGTAGCAGAGGAACAAAGCGATAGGGCACGGCTTATCGGGTCCGCCAATACCTTGGTGCGCACCGAACATGGGTGGCGCGCGGATAATACCGATACCGAGGGCGTGCGCGGCGCCCTGCAAGAACTCATTGGGCTCCGCCCCGTGTCTCAGGCCCTTATCATCGGCGCGGGCGGAACTTCCCGCCCAGCGCTGTGGGCTCTGGCAGAACGCGGAATCGACCAAGTCACCATCTTGAACCGCTCGAACCGCCAAGCAGAACTCCAGCCCTTGGCCGAGCGGCTCGGGCTCAATTTGCAGTATGCCACCTTCGACGATGACCTCGAGGACCTTTCCCGCTCCGCGGATTTGATCATTTCCACCGTGCCTTCGGCTGCGTTAGAGGACTATCGCTTCCAGCTTGCCCACGCCCCAGTGCTCGATGTGATCTATCACCCGTGGCCCACGACGCTCGCCGCCTGCGCCGCCGCGAATGGCTACTTCACCGTGGGCGGGCACGTCATGCTGGCACATCAAGCATTTAGCCAATTCGAGCAATTCACTGGCCTTACCGCACCGCGCGAAGAGATGGTCGCGGCCCTGCAGGAAGAGCTTCGCCTGCGCAACCTCTAA
- the mltG gene encoding endolytic transglycosylase MltG encodes MDDKYVKRRQRGIAVVVASVIVILGALIYIGVRIGTSSADYEGAGNGTTQLVEVPEGSSMSELGPTLVEKNVVKTQEAFDSAASMNHSASQIQPGFYRLQEEMSAANAVEALLDENNRVDMLEVQGGATLEDVKVVGGDVRFGIYSLISQVSCDDGNCLEKEELEKAAAETDPKELGAPDWALDAIKKRGNDPKRIEGLIAPGQYVLDPNMSAKDILKDLITRSAKRYEETDIENRAKAIGLSPYELLTSASLVEREAPAGEFDKVARVILNRLDEPMRLEFDSTVNYGLEDVELATTDEARGEKTPWNTYAKEGLPDTPISSPSDEAIRAMEEPADGSWKFFVTVDKDGTTVFSDTYDEHLDRVDDAIRSGVLDSQREGEGAGAGNGDAASDQPAE; translated from the coding sequence ATGGATGATAAGTACGTCAAGCGGCGCCAGCGCGGCATCGCCGTGGTGGTCGCATCCGTCATCGTTATTCTAGGAGCTCTGATCTACATCGGAGTACGCATCGGCACTTCTTCGGCCGACTACGAAGGGGCCGGTAACGGCACCACGCAATTGGTGGAGGTCCCAGAAGGGTCCTCCATGTCCGAGCTGGGTCCCACGCTCGTGGAAAAGAATGTGGTCAAGACCCAAGAGGCATTCGACTCTGCGGCATCGATGAACCACAGCGCCAGCCAGATTCAGCCTGGCTTCTACCGCCTGCAGGAAGAAATGAGTGCGGCGAATGCGGTAGAGGCATTGCTGGATGAAAACAACCGCGTGGACATGCTTGAGGTCCAAGGCGGTGCGACCCTGGAGGATGTCAAGGTCGTCGGTGGTGACGTGCGCTTTGGCATCTACTCCTTGATCTCCCAGGTCAGCTGCGATGACGGCAACTGCCTGGAGAAGGAAGAGCTGGAAAAGGCAGCGGCAGAAACCGATCCTAAGGAGCTCGGCGCACCCGACTGGGCACTGGACGCTATCAAGAAGCGTGGCAATGACCCGAAGCGTATTGAGGGCCTGATTGCCCCTGGCCAGTACGTTCTGGACCCGAATATGAGCGCCAAGGATATCCTGAAGGACCTCATTACCCGCTCCGCTAAGCGCTATGAGGAAACCGATATTGAAAATCGCGCCAAGGCCATTGGGCTTTCGCCGTACGAGCTTTTGACCTCTGCCTCCTTGGTGGAGCGCGAGGCACCTGCCGGCGAATTCGACAAGGTCGCCCGCGTTATCCTGAACCGCTTGGACGAGCCCATGCGCCTCGAGTTCGACTCCACCGTGAACTACGGTCTGGAGGATGTCGAGCTGGCCACCACCGATGAAGCGCGTGGTGAGAAGACGCCGTGGAATACCTACGCTAAGGAAGGCTTGCCGGATACCCCGATTTCCTCGCCGTCTGATGAGGCAATCCGCGCCATGGAAGAACCTGCCGATGGTAGCTGGAAGTTCTTCGTCACCGTGGATAAGGACGGCACCACCGTGTTCTCTGATACCTACGATGAGCACCTTGACCGCGTGGACGACGCCATCCGCTCCGGCGTCCTTGACTCTCAGCGCGAGGGCGAGGGAGCAGGCGCCGGCAACGGCGATGCCGCCTCGGATCAACCGGCTGAGTAG
- the ruvX gene encoding Holliday junction resolvase RuvX, which yields MAKVEPDSPGVDDPGEGRRLALDVGTVRIGVAASNREATLATPVETVPRKTGFKDRDQEDIDRILELIAAYTAVEVIVGLPRDLHGNGSKSVKHAKEIAFRIRRRLNQDENIDKVPPPVRLADERLTTVAATTALRASGVSEKKGRKIIDQAAAVEILQSWLDGRANALRSDDVVAQPSNSGD from the coding sequence GTGGCAAAGGTTGAACCAGATTCCCCCGGAGTGGATGACCCAGGCGAGGGCCGCCGGTTAGCACTCGACGTGGGCACAGTGCGAATTGGCGTCGCGGCATCCAACCGCGAGGCCACCCTCGCTACCCCTGTGGAAACCGTTCCCAGGAAGACCGGCTTCAAAGACCGCGATCAAGAAGACATTGATCGAATTCTCGAGCTTATTGCGGCATATACCGCGGTAGAAGTCATTGTTGGTTTGCCGCGTGATTTACACGGAAATGGGTCAAAAAGTGTAAAACACGCGAAAGAAATTGCGTTTCGGATTCGACGCCGCTTGAATCAAGATGAAAATATAGATAAAGTTCCACCACCAGTACGCTTGGCTGATGAACGTTTGACGACGGTAGCGGCAACCACCGCGCTGCGCGCGTCCGGCGTGTCCGAAAAGAAGGGCAGAAAAATCATTGACCAAGCTGCAGCGGTGGAAATACTACAGTCCTGGCTGGATGGGCGTGCTAACGCGCTCCGCTCGGATGATGTAGTAGCCCAGCCTTCAAACTCAGGAGACTAA